From Kitasatospora sp. MAP12-44:
TCGCGGCGGTGCCGGTCGGCGGCCTCCAGGTCGGCCGCCATCCGGTTGAAGGTGGTGGCCAGCTCGCCGACCTCGTCCCGCGAGGCGACCCTGACCCGGCGGCTGTAGTCGCCGCCGGCCATCGCCCGGGCGGCCACCGTCATCTCGCGCAGCGGGGCGGTCAGGCTGTGCGCCAGCAGTTGCATCAGGAGCAGAGAGGCGATCATCGAGAACGCCATGATCACCCGGATCTGGGTCTCCGAGCGCACGGCGATCACCACCATGCCGCTGGCCAGCACCACGCAGACCACGACCAGCACGGTCAGCTTGCCCTTGATCGAGCGCACCGGATCGAGCGGGCGGACGACCTGCCAGATCCGCAGGGCGGCGCGCATCGGCAGCGGTCGGCACGGTGGTGCGTCGGGCTCGGTGTGAGCCGGTGGTGCGGCGTTCATCAGCGCTGTGGTCCCAACGATCTCTGCCCCCGTGACCTCCCCCGTGAGGTACCGCGACGCGTGCTAGGACGCGGGCGCCTCCAGCGCGTAACCGACGCCGTGCACCGTCCGGATCCAGGTCGCGCCGATCTTGCGGCGCAGCGCCTTGACGTGGCTGTCGACCGTGCGGGTGCCCGAGGCGTCCGTCCAGTCCCAGACCTCGGAGAGCAGCTGCTCGCGGGTCAGCACCGCGCGCGGCTGGGCGGCCAGGCAGGCCAGCAGGTCGAACTCGGTCGGCGTCAGGTGGACGTCGCCCGAGGCCAGCCGGACCCGGCGCTGCACGTGGTCGATCTCCAGTTCGCCGAAGCGCAGCGAGCCGAGTGCCGGGATCCGGGCCGCCTGCTGGGCCCGCTCGACTCTGCGCAGCAGCACGTTCACCCGGGCCGCCAGCTCGCGCATCGAGAACGGCTTGGTCATATAGTCGTCCGCGCCGACGCCGAGCCCGACCAGTAGGTCCGTCTCGTCGTCGCGGGCGGTCAGCATCAGCACCGGGACGGGCCGCTGGGCCTGGATCCGGCGGCACACCTCCAGGCCGTCGAAGCCGGGCAGCATGATGTCGAGCACCACGAGGTCGGGCTGCCAGGTGTGGAAACCGTCCACCGCGCCGGGCCCGTCGTGCGCCACGGCGACCTTGAAGCCCTCTGCGCCCAATCGCGCTGCGATGGACTCCGCGATGGTGGGTTCGTCCTCCACCACGAGCACGCGTCGCTGGGCAATCACACCGTTGCTGCCGGTGTCCTGCTGAATCTCTGTCACGGTCACGCCACCGCCCCCAGGGCTGCGGGCCGGCCATCCGTGGAATGGCGGGCGCCGCTCGTAGTCTTGTTCCGTCGCTTGCTGTACCGGGCTGTCGCCCCGGGCACGGCCCGCCTCGGCCGGTCCGGCGGCTTCCCAACCACCGGCCCCGCGCGCACACTTCGCAGCGTACGGACCGAGCTGGGCCCCGAACGGAGCACTGCGGATTTCCGGACGGTCGACCGGTATCCATGCTTCCGGGACGGGCCCGGGCCGATACCTTACCGGTCGGAATCGCACATTAGTAACGGTGTGTATGCACAAACGGGATGACAGACTCGAAGCTGAGTGTCGCCGCCCGGCTTCCTACCCACTGGTACGGACCAAGGCGTGAACTGCCGTAATGCACAGGTGATCCCGTTCCTCACGGGACTCTCACATGGACGTCGTACCGTTGTCGCAAACCCGGCTCTGACAGCCCGGTGTGCACCCGGAGCGATGGCCCGGCGGCCACCCGAGCCGGATCGGCCGACGAAGGAACGGAGGCGGTCATGGCGCACCCACGGCAGCTCACCGCGCGGCTCGACGCGACGGCGCCGCACGCCGGCCTTCGCGCCGCCGCTCCGTACGCGGGTCTGCGCTTCGGCCTGCGGGCCGGCCCGCTGTACTGGGTCCTTGACCGGATGCCCACCCCGCGCCGCAACCCCTTCGCGCTCGGCTACCTGGTCGTGTTGGCCGCAACGACGGTCTTCGCCCAGTTCGGCGACCCGCAGCTGGTGCACCAGCTGCAGGCGATGTCGAGCACCGACGGCCACAACCTGATCCACACGCCGCTGCGCTCGCTGCTGATGAGCGGGCTCTGGGTGGCCGGGCCGATCTGGATGCCCTACCTCTGGGCCTTCGCCTTCACCGTCGCCCCGCTGGAGCGCCGGGTCGGCTCGCTGCGCGCCTTCGGGGTCTTCGCGGCCGGGCACGTGGTCGGGACGCTGCTCTCCCAGTCGGTGGTGGCCATCGCGGTGGCCACCGGGCGGATGGGCGCCGGCGAGCTGGACGTGCTGGACATCGGCGTCAGCTACGGCGTGCTGGCCAGCCTCGGCGCGCTCGCCGGGCTGCTGCCGGCCCGTGCCCGCTACCTCGCGCTGGCCGGGTCGGTCGCGCTGATCGTGCACCAGATCACCTCCGACGGGGATCTGATCACCGCGATAGGGCACCCGACCGCGCTGCTGACCGGCATGG
This genomic window contains:
- a CDS encoding rhomboid-like protein is translated as MAHPRQLTARLDATAPHAGLRAAAPYAGLRFGLRAGPLYWVLDRMPTPRRNPFALGYLVVLAATTVFAQFGDPQLVHQLQAMSSTDGHNLIHTPLRSLLMSGLWVAGPIWMPYLWAFAFTVAPLERRVGSLRAFGVFAAGHVVGTLLSQSVVAIAVATGRMGAGELDVLDIGVSYGVLASLGALAGLLPARARYLALAGSVALIVHQITSDGDLITAIGHPTALLTGMALWGPLRRPPGSWRGGARRLAARALPRRRPQSPSQPQPQAQPVLDRA
- a CDS encoding response regulator transcription factor, whose translation is MTEIQQDTGSNGVIAQRRVLVVEDEPTIAESIAARLGAEGFKVAVAHDGPGAVDGFHTWQPDLVVLDIMLPGFDGLEVCRRIQAQRPVPVLMLTARDDETDLLVGLGVGADDYMTKPFSMRELAARVNVLLRRVERAQQAARIPALGSLRFGELEIDHVQRRVRLASGDVHLTPTEFDLLACLAAQPRAVLTREQLLSEVWDWTDASGTRTVDSHVKALRRKIGATWIRTVHGVGYALEAPAS